The genomic region AATCAAATATGCAGTATTTACAGAAAAAAGTCTTCGTTTATTGGGAAAGAATCAATATACTTTTAATGTCGAATCGGGATTCACTAAGATAGAAATAAAGCATTGGGTCGAACTCTTCTTTGGTGTTAAGGTGGTAGCTGTGAATAGCCATCGACTACCTGGAAAAGGTAGAAGAATAGGACCTCTTCTGGGCCATACAATGCATTACAGATGTATGATCATTACCCTTCAACCGGGTTATTCTATTCCACTTCTAGATAGAGAAAAAACTAAAGGAGAATACTTAATAATACGGCGAAACATTTATACAAAACACCTATCCCAAGCACACGCAAGGGAACCGTAGATAGGCAAGTGAAATCCAATCCACGAAATAATTTGATCCATGGACGGCACCGTTGTGGTAAAGGTCGTAATTCTAGAGGAATCATTACCGCAAGGCATAGAGGGGGAGGTCATAAGCGCCTATACCGTAAAATAGATTTTCGACAGAATCAAAAAGACATATCTGGTAGAATCGTAACCATAGAATACGACCCTAATCGAAATGCATACATTTGTCTCATACACTATGGGGATGGTGAGAAGAGATATATTTTACATCCCAGAGGGGCTATAATTGGAGATACTATTGTTTCTGGTACAAAAGTTCCTATATCAATGGGAAATGCCCTACCTTTGAGTGCGGTTTGAACTATTGATTTACGTAATTGGAAGTAACCAATTAGGTTTACCACGAAACCTAGAAATCGATCACTGATCCAATTTGACTACCTCTACGGGATAGACCTCAACAGAAAACTGTTGAGTAACGGCAGCAAGTGATTGAGTTCAGTAGTTCCTCATAGAAAATTATTGGCTCTAGAGATATggtaatatggagaagacaaaattgTTTGAAGCATGCACAGAACCGGAAGCGCCCCTTGTTTCAAAGAGAGGAGGACGGGTTATTCACATTTAATTTGATGGTCAGAGGCAAATTGAAAGCTAAGCAGTGGTAATTAAGACCCCCGGGGGAAAATAGGGATGTCTCCTACGTTACCCATAATATGTGGAAGTATCGACGTAATTTCATAGAGTCATTCGATCTGAATGCTACATGAAGAACATAAGCCAGATGATGGAACGCAGAGACCTAGGATGTAGAAGATCATAACATGAGCGATTCGGCAGATTTGGATTCCTTTCCTATATATCCACTCATGTGGTACTTCATCATATGATTCATATAAGATCCATCTGTCTAGAGATCGTCATATACATCTAGAAAGCCGTATGCTTTGGAAGAAGCTTGTACAGTTTGGGAAGGGGTTTTTTGAGAGAAAAGAAGAATCTACTTCAACCGATATGCCCTTAGGCACGGCCATGCATAACATAGAAATCACACGTGGAAGGGGTGGGCAATTAGCTAGAGCAGCAGGTGCTGTAGCGAAACTCATTGCAAAAGAGGGTAAATCGGCCACTTTAAGATTACCATCTGGGGAGGTCCGTTTAGTATCCCAAAACTGCTTAGCAACAGTCGGACAAGTGGGTAATGTTGGGGTGAACCAAAAAAGTTTGGGTAGAGCCGGATCTAAGTGTTGGCTCGGTAAACGCCCCGTAGTAAGAGGGGTAGTTATGAACCCTGTGGACCACCCCCATGGGGGCGGTGAAGGGAAAGCTCCCATTGGTAGAAAAAAACCCACAACCCCTTGGGGTTATCC from Triticum aestivum cultivar Chinese Spring unplaced genomic scaffold, IWGSC CS RefSeq v2.1 scaffold53440, whole genome shotgun sequence harbors:
- the LOC123175015 gene encoding 50S ribosomal protein L2, chloroplastic, with translation MAEWLKRPTHNWRILNNTAKHLYKTPIPSTRKGTVDRQVKSNPRNNLIHGRHRCGKGRNSRGIITARHRGGGHKRLYRKIDFRQNQKDISGRIVTIEYDPNRNAYICLIHYGDGEKRYILHPRGAIIGDTIVSGTKVPISMGNALPLTDMPLGTAMHNIEITRGRGGQLARAAGAVAKLIAKEGKSATLRLPSGEVRLVSQNCLATVGQVGNVGVNQKSLGRAGSKCWLGKRPVVRGVVMNPVDHPHGGGEGKAPIGRKKPTTPWGYPALGRRTRKRKKYSDSFILRRRK